One stretch of Akkermansia sp. RCC_12PD DNA includes these proteins:
- a CDS encoding SEL1-like repeat protein, protein MKRHCRWWFLAGLCALCLAQPSLQASPVPPSPVSSGEGDFDAYLAGLREKAMNGDADAAKQLVVHYEVAGNVPETSRWMNQYVSLTEKAADAGNVSAMLDLGKLFYTGSRLYPKNMEKARFWFTRAADSGNADAQYQTAAMISKGMGGLRDEALATSYYEKALHSWQKEAEAGDPKAALWVGLLYERKLVPGSSPEKSVPWLTRAAEHGNLTAQGLLGFKYRDGLGVPRDANWAVQWFEKAAQQKDLGAVMELGIMYRDGKYMPRDMEKARQWFEKGAEWKDPYSMAALADMLMEDSPSGEHAARALSLYREAAAIGYAPAALKAAELLQNGKGGELDADEAYRLLRRVVDATGSPKGMYMLAQLYYAKGDDAQGDSLMKASAQAAYLPAMNRMARLHLLPDSSLAWNPVLSYYYWSQAGELGDKEAASAASWLLWGSLAVLSLVIFLVVWRFHRFAVRRLAEQQKQEQAGSDDA, encoded by the coding sequence ATGAAGAGACATTGCAGATGGTGGTTCCTTGCCGGATTATGCGCGCTGTGCCTGGCACAGCCTTCTCTTCAGGCATCTCCTGTTCCTCCTTCTCCGGTTTCCTCCGGAGAAGGAGATTTTGACGCCTATCTGGCCGGGCTCAGGGAGAAAGCCATGAACGGAGACGCAGATGCGGCCAAACAACTGGTCGTGCATTATGAGGTGGCCGGCAATGTGCCGGAAACTTCCCGATGGATGAATCAGTACGTTTCCCTGACGGAGAAGGCGGCCGATGCCGGGAACGTGTCTGCCATGCTGGACCTGGGCAAGCTGTTTTACACCGGCAGCCGTCTTTATCCCAAGAATATGGAGAAAGCCCGGTTCTGGTTTACCCGCGCCGCAGACAGCGGCAATGCGGATGCCCAGTATCAGACGGCGGCGATGATTTCCAAGGGCATGGGAGGCCTCCGGGACGAGGCCCTGGCCACCAGCTATTATGAAAAGGCCCTCCATTCCTGGCAGAAGGAGGCGGAGGCGGGCGATCCCAAGGCCGCCCTGTGGGTGGGCCTTCTTTATGAAAGGAAGCTGGTTCCCGGCAGTTCCCCGGAGAAGTCCGTCCCCTGGCTGACGCGTGCGGCCGAACACGGGAACCTGACAGCCCAGGGGCTGCTTGGCTTCAAGTACCGGGACGGCCTCGGCGTGCCCAGGGATGCGAATTGGGCCGTGCAATGGTTTGAAAAGGCCGCGCAGCAAAAGGATTTGGGTGCTGTCATGGAACTGGGCATCATGTACCGGGACGGCAAGTATATGCCCCGGGACATGGAGAAGGCCCGCCAATGGTTTGAGAAGGGTGCGGAGTGGAAGGACCCGTACAGCATGGCTGCCTTGGCAGATATGCTCATGGAGGATTCCCCGTCCGGGGAGCATGCCGCCCGCGCTCTGTCTTTGTATAGGGAAGCCGCCGCAATCGGCTATGCTCCCGCGGCCCTGAAGGCCGCGGAACTTCTTCAGAACGGCAAGGGCGGCGAACTGGATGCCGATGAGGCTTACAGGCTTCTGCGCCGCGTCGTGGATGCTACGGGAAGTCCCAAGGGCATGTACATGCTGGCCCAGCTTTATTATGCCAAGGGAGATGACGCACAGGGAGATTCCCTGATGAAGGCTTCCGCCCAGGCTGCCTATCTGCCCGCCATGAACCGCATGGCGCGCCTGCATCTGCTTCCGGACAGTTCCCTAGCCTGGAACCCCGTGCTGTCCTATTATTACTGGAGCCAGGCTGGAGAGTTGGGCGACAAAGAGGCGGCATCCGCCGCATCCTGGCTTCTGTGGGGCAGTTTGGCGGTGCTTTCGCTGGTGATTTTCCTCGTGGTCTGGCGTTTTCACCGTTTTGCCGTCAGGAGGCTTGCAGAACAGCAAAAGCAGGAACAGGCTGGGAGCGATGACGCATGA
- a CDS encoding small basic protein has translation MSKHSSLKATGTVGGKRSVLKRFERVKLLKERGEWKKGQSPLGLPKTKHEA, from the coding sequence ATGTCCAAGCATTCCAGCCTCAAAGCAACCGGTACCGTAGGCGGCAAGCGTTCCGTCCTGAAGCGTTTCGAACGCGTCAAGCTCCTCAAGGAACGCGGTGAATGGAAGAAGGGCCAAAGCCCCCTCGGCCTGCCGAAGACCAAGCATGAAGCTTAA
- a CDS encoding arsenate reductase family protein — protein MSCLFIEYPKCTTCQKAKKWLDEQGVSYEDRHIVEQNPTKEELLAWIRDSGLPSRKFFNTSGLMYKNLGLKDKLPGMSLEEQAALLATNGMLVKRPILIVNGRICVGFKADEWKAALHP, from the coding sequence ATGTCTTGCCTGTTTATCGAATATCCCAAGTGCACGACCTGCCAGAAAGCCAAGAAATGGCTTGATGAACAAGGTGTTTCCTATGAAGATCGCCACATCGTGGAACAGAATCCCACGAAGGAGGAACTTCTTGCATGGATCAGGGACAGCGGGCTGCCGTCCAGGAAGTTTTTCAATACCAGCGGCCTGATGTACAAGAATCTGGGGCTGAAGGACAAGCTTCCCGGCATGAGCCTGGAGGAGCAGGCGGCCCTGCTGGCGACCAACGGCATGCTGGTTAAGCGGCCCATTTTAATTGTCAACGGGCGCATCTGCGTCGGCTTCAAGGCCGATGAGTGGAAAGCCGCCCTCCATCCCTGA
- the tatA gene encoding twin-arginine translocase TatA/TatE family subunit, translated as MMNTLAIFGLGTPEIIAILVIVFLLFGAKKLPEFARGLGKSLGEFKKAKSEFEDELLKTEKEAMSDSSASKPESRPSPELSQPIDVEAEKPEETNQEGK; from the coding sequence ATGATGAATACACTAGCCATTTTCGGTCTGGGAACTCCGGAGATCATCGCCATTCTGGTGATTGTCTTTCTGCTGTTCGGAGCCAAAAAACTTCCGGAATTCGCCCGTGGACTGGGAAAGAGCCTGGGAGAGTTCAAGAAGGCCAAATCCGAGTTTGAGGACGAGTTGTTGAAGACGGAAAAGGAAGCCATGTCCGATTCCTCCGCTTCCAAGCCGGAATCCAGACCTTCTCCGGAACTTTCGCAGCCCATTGACGTGGAAGCGGAAAAACCGGAGGAAACCAATCAGGAAGGGAAGTAG
- the glgP gene encoding alpha-glucan family phosphorylase: MAKSFLPTIFEHPYEIDPKYGKSVAYFCMEYAIDNSFKIYSGGLGYLAGSHMRSAHDLRQNLVGVGILWSYGYYNQIRAEDGSMATQYMRKNYPFLEDHNIKFLIHVCGAPVWVKAYFLNPETFGTAPMFFLSTDLEENDEESRNISRRLYDANGFTRIAQYVLLGKGGARLFDELGIEPEIYHLNEAHGLAAAFHVLAKTGSVEEVRKRFVFTTHTPEEAGNEKMDVNTMNTFSFFDGLSMEQVRAAVGLTDNTFNYTLAALRLSHIANGVSKLHGEVSRQMWKDYEGICSITHITNAQNQKYWQDPELAEAFHARNKEAFIRRKRALKKALFRMVGEQTGRVFDPNCLTIVWARRFAAYKRPDLVTGNPTMFERMLQRTNYPVQFIWAGKPYPMDHGAIEIFNRLNDMTAKYPRSAVLTGYELGLSRYLKNGSDVWLNNPVVTREASGTSGMSAAMNGSISVSTNDGWICEFARDGENCFVIPEAAPHLSPEARDRSDRDNFYNILDDKILPLYYDHNDKWMEIVFNAMTDIYPEFDSDRMADEYYTKMYNS; encoded by the coding sequence ATGGCGAAGTCATTTTTACCCACCATTTTCGAACATCCGTATGAAATCGATCCCAAATACGGAAAAAGCGTAGCGTATTTCTGCATGGAATACGCTATCGACAACTCCTTTAAAATTTACTCCGGTGGTCTGGGCTACCTGGCCGGCTCCCACATGCGCAGCGCGCATGACCTCCGCCAGAACCTTGTCGGCGTCGGCATTCTGTGGAGTTACGGCTACTACAACCAGATTCGTGCGGAAGACGGCTCCATGGCTACGCAGTACATGCGTAAAAACTACCCGTTCCTGGAAGATCACAACATCAAATTCCTCATCCACGTCTGCGGCGCGCCGGTATGGGTAAAGGCCTATTTCCTGAATCCGGAAACATTCGGCACCGCTCCCATGTTCTTCCTTTCCACGGACCTGGAGGAAAATGACGAGGAAAGCCGCAACATTTCCCGGCGCCTGTATGATGCCAACGGCTTCACCCGTATCGCCCAGTACGTTCTGCTCGGCAAGGGGGGCGCGCGTCTCTTTGACGAGCTGGGCATCGAGCCGGAAATCTACCACCTGAATGAAGCCCACGGCCTTGCCGCCGCCTTCCACGTGCTGGCCAAGACGGGCAGCGTGGAAGAAGTGCGCAAGCGCTTCGTCTTCACTACCCATACTCCGGAAGAAGCAGGCAATGAAAAGATGGACGTGAACACGATGAACACGTTCTCCTTCTTCGACGGCCTCTCCATGGAACAGGTCCGCGCCGCGGTGGGCCTGACGGACAACACCTTCAACTACACGCTGGCCGCCCTGCGCCTTTCCCACATCGCCAACGGCGTTTCCAAGCTCCACGGGGAAGTCTCCCGCCAAATGTGGAAGGACTATGAGGGCATCTGCTCCATCACCCACATCACCAATGCCCAGAACCAGAAATACTGGCAGGACCCGGAACTGGCGGAAGCCTTCCACGCCCGGAATAAGGAAGCCTTCATTCGCCGCAAGCGCGCCTTGAAAAAAGCCCTCTTTCGCATGGTGGGGGAACAAACCGGCCGCGTCTTTGATCCCAACTGCCTCACCATCGTCTGGGCGCGCCGCTTTGCGGCCTACAAGCGGCCGGACCTGGTCACCGGAAACCCCACCATGTTTGAGCGCATGCTTCAGCGTACCAACTATCCGGTGCAATTCATCTGGGCAGGCAAACCCTACCCGATGGACCACGGCGCCATTGAAATCTTCAACCGCTTGAACGACATGACCGCCAAATACCCCCGTTCCGCCGTACTTACCGGCTATGAACTGGGCCTGAGCCGCTACCTCAAGAATGGCTCGGACGTCTGGCTGAACAATCCCGTGGTCACCCGGGAAGCGTCCGGCACCTCCGGCATGTCCGCGGCTATGAACGGCTCCATCTCCGTCTCCACCAACGACGGCTGGATCTGCGAATTTGCCAGGGACGGGGAAAACTGCTTCGTCATTCCGGAAGCGGCCCCCCACCTCTCCCCGGAAGCCCGCGACCGCTCCGACCGCGACAACTTCTACAACATTCTGGACGACAAGATTCTCCCGCTCTACTACGATCACAACGACAAGTGGATGGAAATCGTCTTCAACGCGATGACGGACATCTACCCCGAGTTTGATTCCGACCGGATGGCCGACGAGTACTATACCAAAATGTACAACAGTTAG
- a CDS encoding MBL fold metallo-hydrolase, with the protein MKIHFCGAAGTTTGSQHLLEVNGSRILLDCGMYQGRREEAWHINKDFPYFSPADVDVVILSHAHIDHSGNLPNLVKKGFQGNVYSTYATRDLCQIMLADAARIQEHDCAFINKMNKRRGIDQPEVYPTYSEQDAERCMRLFVNIGYERPIPVAPGVTLTFYDAGHILGAAQVCLDIEDRDDGKRKRFLFSGDVGRGDNELLRDPVPVPDVDILLMESTYGGRFHEAPSRDDETFCQAIREALELGGRIYIPSFAVERTQQLLYLLNRAYHEGHLPLLPVYVDSPMAVSATGIFSIHPECFNKEVYDFLFREQDPFSFEQLRMIRSVGESQALNRMDGQAIIISASGMCEAGRILHHLANNIGNPKNTVLFVGYCAEHTLGRKIIDGWKEVPILGKQYRVRARIREMDSFSGHADHGELLEYFDRTGGPKSNIILVHGEEQASLALANALEERQANPVSIAQLGSVMVL; encoded by the coding sequence ATGAAAATTCATTTTTGCGGCGCGGCAGGTACGACGACGGGGTCCCAGCATTTGCTGGAGGTGAACGGGAGCAGGATTCTTCTGGATTGCGGCATGTATCAGGGCAGGCGAGAGGAAGCGTGGCACATCAACAAGGATTTTCCGTATTTTTCTCCGGCAGATGTGGACGTGGTGATTCTTTCCCATGCGCACATCGACCATTCCGGAAACCTTCCCAATCTGGTGAAGAAGGGGTTTCAGGGAAATGTGTACAGCACGTACGCCACGCGCGACCTTTGCCAGATCATGCTGGCGGACGCCGCCCGCATCCAGGAACACGATTGCGCATTCATCAACAAGATGAACAAGCGCCGCGGCATTGACCAACCGGAGGTGTACCCCACGTATTCCGAGCAGGATGCCGAACGCTGCATGCGCCTGTTTGTGAACATCGGCTATGAACGTCCCATTCCGGTAGCTCCGGGAGTAACGCTGACGTTTTACGATGCGGGCCACATTCTGGGAGCCGCCCAGGTATGCCTGGATATTGAAGACCGGGACGACGGCAAGAGGAAGCGTTTCCTGTTTTCCGGGGACGTGGGGAGGGGCGACAACGAGCTTCTGCGCGATCCCGTGCCTGTGCCGGATGTGGATATTCTGCTGATGGAAAGCACCTACGGCGGCCGTTTTCATGAAGCTCCTTCCCGGGATGACGAGACGTTCTGCCAGGCGATCAGGGAGGCCCTGGAGCTGGGAGGCCGCATTTACATTCCCTCCTTTGCGGTGGAGCGCACCCAGCAGCTCCTTTACCTGCTGAACAGGGCCTACCATGAAGGTCATCTTCCTCTGCTGCCCGTATATGTGGACAGCCCCATGGCCGTGAGCGCCACGGGAATTTTCAGCATTCATCCGGAGTGCTTCAACAAGGAAGTGTACGATTTCCTGTTCCGGGAACAGGATCCGTTCTCCTTTGAGCAGCTGCGGATGATCCGTTCCGTGGGAGAGTCCCAGGCGCTGAACAGGATGGACGGACAGGCCATCATCATTTCCGCTTCCGGCATGTGCGAGGCAGGCCGCATCCTGCACCATCTGGCAAACAACATCGGCAATCCGAAGAATACTGTCCTTTTTGTGGGGTATTGCGCGGAACATACCCTGGGCCGTAAGATCATCGATGGATGGAAGGAGGTCCCGATCCTGGGCAAGCAATACCGCGTGCGCGCCAGAATCCGGGAGATGGATTCCTTCTCCGGCCATGCGGACCACGGCGAATTGCTGGAGTATTTTGACAGGACCGGCGGTCCCAAGAGCAATATCATTCTAGTACACGGGGAGGAACAGGCGTCTCTCGCGCTGGCGAATGCGCTGGAGGAACGGCAGGCCAATCCGGTGTCCATAGCGCAGCTTGGCAGCGTCATGGTGCTTTAA
- a CDS encoding pseudouridine synthase, translated as MSEEQHGSEENGGIRINKFLASCGIDSRRVADRLIEEGRVEVNGKVIDTPGMKVTDKDFVKVDGRHMTPMEEVVVLLNKPRGYVCSREAQGAIGTVYDLLPPRLRHLNYVGRLDADSEGLLIMTNKGELTQTLSHPTGGIEKEYWVTVDQNFDNSVLMQFLRGVRIPEGNAKAKYVCRASARRACIVLEQGLKRQVRQMFQCLGLRVRKLVRVRIGSLWGGDLDPGSWRFMDDADVALLLKNPPRQRKYLGAAQLATGTSAKTEQSGSASDSDEGYVFNPDDFEAGESYEPSPEMKTRFADTDEQDEVAEGDVMRDDSFRSRDRRNDRSDDFRGRREGGFGGDRREGGFQRREGGFNRDRREGGFQRREGGFGGDRREGGFQRREGGFNRDRREGGFQRREGGFRGDRREGGFQRREGGFGGDRREGGFQRREGGFGGDRREGGFQRREGGFGGDRREGGFQRREGGFGGDRREGGFQRREGGFGGDRREGGFQRREGGFGGNRREGDFQRREGGFQRREGGFQRREGGFRKPGFGGRSSGGFSRGGRGR; from the coding sequence ATGAGTGAAGAACAACATGGCTCCGAAGAAAACGGAGGTATCCGCATTAATAAATTCCTGGCATCCTGCGGCATTGATTCCCGCCGGGTGGCTGACAGATTGATTGAGGAAGGACGTGTGGAGGTGAACGGGAAAGTTATTGATACTCCCGGAATGAAAGTAACCGATAAGGATTTCGTGAAGGTGGACGGCCGCCACATGACTCCCATGGAGGAAGTGGTAGTGCTGCTGAACAAGCCCCGCGGCTATGTGTGCAGCCGTGAGGCCCAGGGCGCGATTGGCACTGTTTACGACTTGCTGCCGCCCCGTTTGCGCCATTTGAATTACGTGGGCCGCCTGGATGCCGATTCCGAGGGCCTGCTGATCATGACCAACAAGGGAGAGCTGACTCAGACCCTTTCCCATCCCACCGGAGGCATTGAGAAGGAGTACTGGGTGACGGTGGATCAGAATTTTGACAATTCCGTCCTGATGCAGTTCCTGCGCGGAGTCCGCATTCCGGAAGGCAACGCCAAGGCCAAATATGTCTGCCGCGCTTCCGCGCGCCGCGCCTGCATCGTGCTGGAGCAGGGCTTGAAACGGCAGGTCCGCCAGATGTTCCAGTGCCTGGGCCTGCGCGTGCGTAAGCTGGTGCGCGTGCGCATCGGTTCCTTGTGGGGCGGTGATTTGGACCCAGGAAGCTGGAGGTTCATGGATGATGCCGATGTGGCTCTTCTTCTGAAGAATCCGCCCCGCCAGCGCAAGTACCTGGGTGCGGCCCAGCTTGCCACCGGGACTTCCGCCAAAACGGAACAATCCGGCAGCGCTTCTGACTCCGATGAGGGTTATGTATTTAATCCGGACGATTTTGAAGCGGGAGAATCTTATGAGCCTTCTCCCGAGATGAAGACCCGTTTTGCAGATACGGACGAACAGGATGAGGTCGCGGAAGGTGATGTGATGCGGGATGATTCTTTCCGTTCCCGTGACCGCCGGAATGACCGGAGCGACGATTTCCGAGGTCGCCGCGAAGGTGGTTTTGGAGGCGACCGCCGTGAAGGAGGATTCCAGAGGCGTGAAGGCGGTTTCAATAGGGATCGTCGCGAGGGAGGTTTCCAGCGCCGCGAAGGCGGCTTCGGAGGCGACCGCCGTGAGGGAGGCTTCCAAAGGCGTGAAGGCGGTTTCAATAGGGATCGCCGTGAGGGAGGTTTCCAACGCCGTGAAGGCGGTTTTAGAGGAGATCGTCGCGAGGGAGGTTTCCAGCGCCGTGAAGGCGGTTTTGGGGGTGACCGTCGCGAGGGAGGTTTCCAGAGGCGTGAAGGCGGTTTCGGAGGAGATCGTCGCGAAGGAGGTTTTCAACGTCGTGAAGGCGGCTTCGGAGGTGACCGTCGCGAGGGAGGTTTCCAGAGGCGTGAAGGCGGTTTCGGAGGAGATCGTCGCGAAGGAGGTTTTCAACGTCGTGAAGGCGGCTTCGGAGGTGACCGTCGCGAGGGAGGTTTCCAGCGTCGTGAAGGCGGTTTTGGAGGAAATCGTCGTGAGGGAGATTTCCAGCGTCGCGAAGGAGGTTTTCAACGCCGTGAAGGTGGCTTCCAGCGCCGCGAAGGAGGATTCCGCAAGCCCGGCTTCGGAGGCAGATCCTCCGGCGGTTTTTCCCGCGGAGGCAGAGGACGTTAA
- a CDS encoding ion transporter: MPLITRTKEGAANFGPWENVVRVLILVWFVLYTLNAIPDVHPMVGRIAGKVNNWISYFFVFEYILRVLCAKPRRMYVFSGMGILDFIVCLPFLSMFFGADWQVLYSLRLVRVLAIFKLARFNKTAASFKRAFYLIRDEFFLFFSVILFMLYVTSLGIYIAEHEAQPEKFRSFFDALWFAVETLSTVGYGDLVPITAMGRIFTGVIMFIAVSIIAISTGLITSAFSRVWQEENIFPRHRRAGVKTPDSGEHDKPETEG; the protein is encoded by the coding sequence ATGCCCCTGATTACCCGCACGAAGGAAGGCGCAGCCAATTTCGGCCCCTGGGAGAATGTCGTCCGGGTGCTGATCCTGGTCTGGTTCGTCCTGTACACGTTGAATGCCATTCCGGACGTTCATCCCATGGTGGGGAGGATCGCCGGCAAGGTGAATAACTGGATCAGCTATTTCTTCGTCTTTGAATACATTCTGCGGGTATTGTGCGCCAAGCCGCGCAGGATGTATGTGTTCAGCGGCATGGGGATTCTGGATTTCATTGTCTGCCTGCCGTTCCTGAGCATGTTTTTCGGGGCGGACTGGCAGGTGCTGTATTCCCTCCGGCTTGTCCGGGTACTGGCCATTTTCAAGCTGGCGCGCTTTAATAAAACCGCCGCCAGTTTTAAGAGGGCCTTTTACCTGATCCGGGACGAGTTTTTCCTGTTTTTTTCCGTCATCCTGTTCATGCTGTATGTGACCTCCCTGGGGATTTACATTGCGGAGCACGAGGCCCAGCCGGAAAAGTTCAGATCGTTTTTCGACGCCCTCTGGTTTGCCGTGGAAACCCTGAGTACGGTGGGATACGGGGACCTGGTGCCCATCACGGCGATGGGACGTATTTTTACCGGAGTGATCATGTTCATCGCCGTGTCCATCATTGCCATTTCAACGGGCCTGATTACTTCCGCCTTTTCCCGTGTCTGGCAGGAGGAGAATATTTTCCCGCGCCACCGCAGGGCCGGAGTCAAGACTCCGGATTCTGGGGAGCATGATAAGCCGGAAACGGAGGGTTAG